The proteins below come from a single Cinclus cinclus chromosome 23, bCinCin1.1, whole genome shotgun sequence genomic window:
- the PLEKHM2 gene encoding pleckstrin homology domain-containing family M member 2 isoform X2, translating into MEPAEVKDRILENISLSVKKLQSYFAACEDETPAIRNHDKVLQRLCEHLDHALLYGLQDLSSGYWVLVVHFTRREAIKQIEVLQHVATNLGRSRAWLYLALNENSLESYLRLFQENLSLLHKYYVKNALVRSHDHLTLFLTLVSGLEFIRFDLDLDAPYLDLAPYMPDYYKPQYLLDFEERLPSSVHGSDSLSLNSFNSVTSTNLEWDDSAIAPSSEDYDFGDVFPAMQTMPSRDWEDGDLTDTLSCPRSNASEANGSRAAARSPTQRHNPFNEDKAEAPSSTNTTPVHAASRDKAEATPEGTDQSESCTELEVIRLAKKKKTGKKKKVKPEEAVNNPAPEASGDSGVNGLSDREEPPRAREGDREELPKDGGPAAPGGPEEDGEHTALGPLALRIPEMKDRSMESVGQPLSKVMDSLNGQLDPGGWNTALEPPGQPFRTGTPGETPDGSSSGDFSEGISAHMDFYRFTVESPNAAAPGGGHHDPPGPGQPLHVSGSPETPEEEEESRGGEAVGGVKESEWASDEPQTSQTEPTNPQAFCEPKKEQPSPYLSSAEDSGVEEGQGSPLELTHPSEFRVDNNHLLLLMIHVFRENEEQLFRMIRMSTGHMEGNLQLIYVLLTDCYIYLIRKGAAEKPYMVEEAVSYNELDYISVGLDQQTVTLVCTNRRKQFLLDTADVALTEFFMVSLKSAMIKGCREPPYPSILTDATMEKLALAKFVAQESKCEACNVVVRFYGLVHWEDPMDEALGPGSSSYSSAENAITKDGILHYKAGTSYLGKEQWKPCFVVLSNGILYQYPDRTDVIPLLSINMGGEQCGGCRRSNTTDRPHSFQVILTDRPSLELSADNEEDMADWMQYFCQAVSKGVIPQGVAPTPCVPCCLVLTDEKAFTCHEDCQTSFFRSLGTAELTDVTAVSTEAGKEYCILLHYGTGEISISTERCVEEHLPG; encoded by the exons ATGGAGCCGGCGGAGGTGAAGGACCGCATCCTGGAGAACATCTCCCTCTCCGTCAAGAAG ctgcagagctaCTTTGCTGCCTGTGAAGATGAGACACCAGCTATCAGAAACCACGACAAGGTCCTGCAGCGGCTCTGTGAACACCTGGACCATGCTCTGCTCTATGG ACTGCAAGATCTTTCCTCAGGGTACTGGGTGCTGGTGGTTCACTTCACACGCCGGGAAGCCATAAAACAGATCGAAGTGCTGCAGCATGTGGCCACCAACCTGGGACGCA GCCGGGCCTGGCTGTACCTTGCCCTCAACGAAAATTCCTTGGAGAGCTACTTGAGATTGTTCCAGGAGAACCTCAGCCTGCTGCACAAGTACTATGTCAA GAACGCTCTGGTCCGCAGTCATGATCATCTGACCTTGTTCTTAACACTGGTGTCTGGACTGGAGTTCATCCGCTTTGACTTGGACCTG GATGCTCCATACCTGGATCTGGCCCCCTACATGCCAGATTACTACAAGCCTCAGTACCTGCTGGACTTCGAGGAGcgcctgcccagctctgtgcatGGCTCTGACAGCCTCTCCCTCAACTCCTTCAACTCTGTCACCTCCACCAACCTGGAATGGGACGACAGTGCCATTGCTCCATCCAGTGAGG ATTATGATTTTGGAGATGTCTTTCCAGCAATGCAGACCATGCCCAGCAGAGACTGGGAAG ATGGAGACCTGACAGATACGCTCAGCTGCCCACGCTCCAATGCCTCAGAGGCCaatggcagcagggctgcagccaggagccCCACACAGCGCCACAACCCCTTCAACGAGGACAAGGCTGAGGCGCCGTCCTCCACCAACACCACGCCGGTGCACGCGGCTTCCCGGGACAAGGCAGAGGCCACCCCTGAAGGAACGGACCAGTCCGAGAGCTGCACGGAGCTGGAGGTCATCAG GTTAGCCAAGAAGAAGAAGACGGGcaagaagaagaaggtgaagcCTGAGGAGGCTGTGAACAACCCAGCGCCCGAGGCCAGCGGGGACAGTGGCGTCAACGGGCTGAGCGACAGGGAAGAGCCGCCGAGGGCTagggaaggggacagggaggagctgCCGAAGGACGGGGGTCCTGCTGCCCCGGGCGGGCCggaggaggatggggagcaCACTGCCCTTGGCCCGCTGGCCCTGCGCATCCCCGAGATGAAGGACAGGTCCATGGAGAGTGTGGGGCAGCCTCTGAGCAAGGTCATGGACAGCCTCAATGGGCAGCTGGACCCTGGGGGCTGGAACACCGCCCtggagccccccgggcagccctttCGGACTGGCACGCCAGGGGAGACCCCGGATGGATCGTCCTCTGGCGACTTTAGCGAGGGGATTTCAGCCCACATGGACTTCTACCGATTTACCGTTGAGAGTCCAAACGCTGCTGCACCAGGTGGTGGCCACCATGACCCTCCAGGGCCTGGCCAACCGCTACATGTTTCTGGTAGCCCTGAGACtcctgaagaagaagaagaaagcagaggaggagaagcagTTGGAGGAGTAAAGGAGTCTGAATGGGCGAGTGATGAACCTCAAACTAGCCAGACAGAACCCACCAACCCGCAGGCTTTCTGTGAGCCCAAGAAGGAGCAGCCCAGCCCTTACCTGAGCAGCGCTGAGGACTCTGGGGTggaggaagggcagggcagCCCCTTGGAGCTGACCCATCCCTCTGAGTTCAG GGTGGATAACAACCATCTCCTCCTGCTGATGATCCATGTTTTTCGGGAGAACGAGGAGCAGTTGTTCAGG ATGATCCGAATGAGCACAGGACACATGGAAGGGAACCTGCAGCTGATCTACGTCCTGCTGACAGATTGCTACATATACCTGATCCGGAAAG gggcagcGGAGAAGCCATACATGGTGGAGGAGGCCGTGTCTTACAACGAGCTGGATTACATCTCG GTTGGGCTTGATCAGCAGACGGTGACGCTGGTGTGCACCAATCGGAGGAAGCAGTTCCTGCTTGACACTGCCGACGTGGCTCTCACCGA ATTCTTCATGGTCTCCTTGAAGTCAGCCATGATCAAAGGGTGCCGGGAGCCTCCTTATCCCAGTATCCTCAcagatgccaccatggagaaaCTGGCACTTGCCAAGTTTGTGGCGCAGGAGTCCAAGTGTGAG GCCTGCAACGTGGTTGTGCGTTTCTATGGCCTCGTTCATTGGGAAGACCCCATGGATGAGGCACTGGGACCCGGCAGCAGCAGCTACTCCTCTGCAGAAAATGCTATCACCAAGGATGGCATCCTGCACTATAAGGCAGGCACCTCCTACCTGGGCAAGGAGCAGTGGAAGCCCTGCTTCGTGGTGCTCAG CAACGGGATCTTGTACCAGTACCCAGATCGGACGGATGTCATCCCTCTGCTCTCCATCAACATGGG CGGCGAGCAGTGCGGGGGATGCCGGCGTTCCAACACCACCGACCGGCCCCACTCCTTCCAGGTGATCCTGACAGACCGGCCCTCCCTGGAGCTGAGTGCTGACAACGAGGAGGACATGGCAGACTGGATGCAGTACTTCTGCCAGGCTGTCTCCAAAGGG GTGATCCCCCAGGGTGTTGCCCCCACGCCATGCGTTCCCTGCTGCCTGGTGCTGACAGATGAGAAGGCTTTCACATGCCACGAGGACTGCCAGACCAGCTTCTTCCGCTCGCTAGGCACTGCGGAGCTGACGGATGTCACCGCTGTCTCCACAGAGGCTGGCAAGGAGTACTGTATCCTG TTGCACTATGGAACTGGAGAGATTTCTATCAGCACTGAACGTTGTGTGGAGGAACATCTACCAG GTTGA
- the PLEKHM2 gene encoding pleckstrin homology domain-containing family M member 2 isoform X1 produces MEPAEVKDRILENISLSVKKLQSYFAACEDETPAIRNHDKVLQRLCEHLDHALLYGLQDLSSGYWVLVVHFTRREAIKQIEVLQHVATNLGRSRAWLYLALNENSLESYLRLFQENLSLLHKYYVKNALVRSHDHLTLFLTLVSGLEFIRFDLDLDAPYLDLAPYMPDYYKPQYLLDFEERLPSSVHGSDSLSLNSFNSVTSTNLEWDDSAIAPSSEDYDFGDVFPAMQTMPSRDWEDGDLTDTLSCPRSNASEANGSRAAARSPTQRHNPFNEDKAEAPSSTNTTPVHAASRDKAEATPEGTDQSESCTELEVIRLAKKKKTGKKKKVKPEEAVNNPAPEASGDSGVNGLSDREEPPRAREGDREELPKDGGPAAPGGPEEDGEHTALGPLALRIPEMKDRSMESVGQPLSKVMDSLNGQLDPGGWNTALEPPGQPFRTGTPGETPDGSSSGDFSEGISAHMDFYRFTVESPNAAAPGGGHHDPPGPGQPLHVSGSPETPEEEEESRGGEAVGGVKESEWASDEPQTSQTEPTNPQAFCEPKKEQPSPYLSSAEDSGVEEGQGSPLELTHPSEFRVDNNHLLLLMIHVFRENEEQLFRMIRMSTGHMEGNLQLIYVLLTDCYIYLIRKGAAEKPYMVEEAVSYNELDYISVGLDQQTVTLVCTNRRKQFLLDTADVALTEFFMVSLKSAMIKGCREPPYPSILTDATMEKLALAKFVAQESKCEACNVVVRFYGLVHWEDPMDEALGPGSSSYSSAENAITKDGILHYKAGTSYLGKEQWKPCFVVLSNGILYQYPDRTDVIPLLSINMGGEQCGGCRRSNTTDRPHSFQVILTDRPSLELSADNEEDMADWMQYFCQAVSKGVIPQGVAPTPCVPCCLVLTDEKAFTCHEDCQTSFFRSLGTAELTDVTAVSTEAGKEYCILEFAQGSKEFLPPWILYFSCTMELERFLSALNVVWRNIYQVDLQHKAILDAAVKKKCEDAQSLIDSAWQRSDSLCRGRAERDPWC; encoded by the exons ATGGAGCCGGCGGAGGTGAAGGACCGCATCCTGGAGAACATCTCCCTCTCCGTCAAGAAG ctgcagagctaCTTTGCTGCCTGTGAAGATGAGACACCAGCTATCAGAAACCACGACAAGGTCCTGCAGCGGCTCTGTGAACACCTGGACCATGCTCTGCTCTATGG ACTGCAAGATCTTTCCTCAGGGTACTGGGTGCTGGTGGTTCACTTCACACGCCGGGAAGCCATAAAACAGATCGAAGTGCTGCAGCATGTGGCCACCAACCTGGGACGCA GCCGGGCCTGGCTGTACCTTGCCCTCAACGAAAATTCCTTGGAGAGCTACTTGAGATTGTTCCAGGAGAACCTCAGCCTGCTGCACAAGTACTATGTCAA GAACGCTCTGGTCCGCAGTCATGATCATCTGACCTTGTTCTTAACACTGGTGTCTGGACTGGAGTTCATCCGCTTTGACTTGGACCTG GATGCTCCATACCTGGATCTGGCCCCCTACATGCCAGATTACTACAAGCCTCAGTACCTGCTGGACTTCGAGGAGcgcctgcccagctctgtgcatGGCTCTGACAGCCTCTCCCTCAACTCCTTCAACTCTGTCACCTCCACCAACCTGGAATGGGACGACAGTGCCATTGCTCCATCCAGTGAGG ATTATGATTTTGGAGATGTCTTTCCAGCAATGCAGACCATGCCCAGCAGAGACTGGGAAG ATGGAGACCTGACAGATACGCTCAGCTGCCCACGCTCCAATGCCTCAGAGGCCaatggcagcagggctgcagccaggagccCCACACAGCGCCACAACCCCTTCAACGAGGACAAGGCTGAGGCGCCGTCCTCCACCAACACCACGCCGGTGCACGCGGCTTCCCGGGACAAGGCAGAGGCCACCCCTGAAGGAACGGACCAGTCCGAGAGCTGCACGGAGCTGGAGGTCATCAG GTTAGCCAAGAAGAAGAAGACGGGcaagaagaagaaggtgaagcCTGAGGAGGCTGTGAACAACCCAGCGCCCGAGGCCAGCGGGGACAGTGGCGTCAACGGGCTGAGCGACAGGGAAGAGCCGCCGAGGGCTagggaaggggacagggaggagctgCCGAAGGACGGGGGTCCTGCTGCCCCGGGCGGGCCggaggaggatggggagcaCACTGCCCTTGGCCCGCTGGCCCTGCGCATCCCCGAGATGAAGGACAGGTCCATGGAGAGTGTGGGGCAGCCTCTGAGCAAGGTCATGGACAGCCTCAATGGGCAGCTGGACCCTGGGGGCTGGAACACCGCCCtggagccccccgggcagccctttCGGACTGGCACGCCAGGGGAGACCCCGGATGGATCGTCCTCTGGCGACTTTAGCGAGGGGATTTCAGCCCACATGGACTTCTACCGATTTACCGTTGAGAGTCCAAACGCTGCTGCACCAGGTGGTGGCCACCATGACCCTCCAGGGCCTGGCCAACCGCTACATGTTTCTGGTAGCCCTGAGACtcctgaagaagaagaagaaagcagaggaggagaagcagTTGGAGGAGTAAAGGAGTCTGAATGGGCGAGTGATGAACCTCAAACTAGCCAGACAGAACCCACCAACCCGCAGGCTTTCTGTGAGCCCAAGAAGGAGCAGCCCAGCCCTTACCTGAGCAGCGCTGAGGACTCTGGGGTggaggaagggcagggcagCCCCTTGGAGCTGACCCATCCCTCTGAGTTCAG GGTGGATAACAACCATCTCCTCCTGCTGATGATCCATGTTTTTCGGGAGAACGAGGAGCAGTTGTTCAGG ATGATCCGAATGAGCACAGGACACATGGAAGGGAACCTGCAGCTGATCTACGTCCTGCTGACAGATTGCTACATATACCTGATCCGGAAAG gggcagcGGAGAAGCCATACATGGTGGAGGAGGCCGTGTCTTACAACGAGCTGGATTACATCTCG GTTGGGCTTGATCAGCAGACGGTGACGCTGGTGTGCACCAATCGGAGGAAGCAGTTCCTGCTTGACACTGCCGACGTGGCTCTCACCGA ATTCTTCATGGTCTCCTTGAAGTCAGCCATGATCAAAGGGTGCCGGGAGCCTCCTTATCCCAGTATCCTCAcagatgccaccatggagaaaCTGGCACTTGCCAAGTTTGTGGCGCAGGAGTCCAAGTGTGAG GCCTGCAACGTGGTTGTGCGTTTCTATGGCCTCGTTCATTGGGAAGACCCCATGGATGAGGCACTGGGACCCGGCAGCAGCAGCTACTCCTCTGCAGAAAATGCTATCACCAAGGATGGCATCCTGCACTATAAGGCAGGCACCTCCTACCTGGGCAAGGAGCAGTGGAAGCCCTGCTTCGTGGTGCTCAG CAACGGGATCTTGTACCAGTACCCAGATCGGACGGATGTCATCCCTCTGCTCTCCATCAACATGGG CGGCGAGCAGTGCGGGGGATGCCGGCGTTCCAACACCACCGACCGGCCCCACTCCTTCCAGGTGATCCTGACAGACCGGCCCTCCCTGGAGCTGAGTGCTGACAACGAGGAGGACATGGCAGACTGGATGCAGTACTTCTGCCAGGCTGTCTCCAAAGGG GTGATCCCCCAGGGTGTTGCCCCCACGCCATGCGTTCCCTGCTGCCTGGTGCTGACAGATGAGAAGGCTTTCACATGCCACGAGGACTGCCAGACCAGCTTCTTCCGCTCGCTAGGCACTGCGGAGCTGACGGATGTCACCGCTGTCTCCACAGAGGCTGGCAAGGAGTACTGTATCCTG GAGTTTGCTCAGGGCAGCAAGGAGTTCCTACCCCCCTGGATCCTTTATTTTAGTTGCACTATGGAACTGGAGAGATTTCTATCAGCACTGAACGTTGTGTGGAGGAACATCTACCAG GTTGATCTCCAGCACAAGGCCATTCTGGATGCTGCTGTGAAGAAGAAATGTGAGGATGCCCAGAGCCTCATTGACAGCGCCTGGCAGCGCAGCGACAGCCTctgccggggccgggccgagcgAGACCCCTGGTGTTAA
- the PLEKHM2 gene encoding pleckstrin homology domain-containing family M member 2 isoform X3: MGIKELSSASVDAPYLDLAPYMPDYYKPQYLLDFEERLPSSVHGSDSLSLNSFNSVTSTNLEWDDSAIAPSSEDYDFGDVFPAMQTMPSRDWEDGDLTDTLSCPRSNASEANGSRAAARSPTQRHNPFNEDKAEAPSSTNTTPVHAASRDKAEATPEGTDQSESCTELEVIRLAKKKKTGKKKKVKPEEAVNNPAPEASGDSGVNGLSDREEPPRAREGDREELPKDGGPAAPGGPEEDGEHTALGPLALRIPEMKDRSMESVGQPLSKVMDSLNGQLDPGGWNTALEPPGQPFRTGTPGETPDGSSSGDFSEGISAHMDFYRFTVESPNAAAPGGGHHDPPGPGQPLHVSGSPETPEEEEESRGGEAVGGVKESEWASDEPQTSQTEPTNPQAFCEPKKEQPSPYLSSAEDSGVEEGQGSPLELTHPSEFRVDNNHLLLLMIHVFRENEEQLFRMIRMSTGHMEGNLQLIYVLLTDCYIYLIRKGAAEKPYMVEEAVSYNELDYISVGLDQQTVTLVCTNRRKQFLLDTADVALTEFFMVSLKSAMIKGCREPPYPSILTDATMEKLALAKFVAQESKCEACNVVVRFYGLVHWEDPMDEALGPGSSSYSSAENAITKDGILHYKAGTSYLGKEQWKPCFVVLSNGILYQYPDRTDVIPLLSINMGGEQCGGCRRSNTTDRPHSFQVILTDRPSLELSADNEEDMADWMQYFCQAVSKGVIPQGVAPTPCVPCCLVLTDEKAFTCHEDCQTSFFRSLGTAELTDVTAVSTEAGKEYCILEFAQGSKEFLPPWILYFSCTMELERFLSALNVVWRNIYQVDLQHKAILDAAVKKKCEDAQSLIDSAWQRSDSLCRGRAERDPWC; encoded by the exons ATGGGGATaaaggagctgagctctgcaagTGTG GATGCTCCATACCTGGATCTGGCCCCCTACATGCCAGATTACTACAAGCCTCAGTACCTGCTGGACTTCGAGGAGcgcctgcccagctctgtgcatGGCTCTGACAGCCTCTCCCTCAACTCCTTCAACTCTGTCACCTCCACCAACCTGGAATGGGACGACAGTGCCATTGCTCCATCCAGTGAGG ATTATGATTTTGGAGATGTCTTTCCAGCAATGCAGACCATGCCCAGCAGAGACTGGGAAG ATGGAGACCTGACAGATACGCTCAGCTGCCCACGCTCCAATGCCTCAGAGGCCaatggcagcagggctgcagccaggagccCCACACAGCGCCACAACCCCTTCAACGAGGACAAGGCTGAGGCGCCGTCCTCCACCAACACCACGCCGGTGCACGCGGCTTCCCGGGACAAGGCAGAGGCCACCCCTGAAGGAACGGACCAGTCCGAGAGCTGCACGGAGCTGGAGGTCATCAG GTTAGCCAAGAAGAAGAAGACGGGcaagaagaagaaggtgaagcCTGAGGAGGCTGTGAACAACCCAGCGCCCGAGGCCAGCGGGGACAGTGGCGTCAACGGGCTGAGCGACAGGGAAGAGCCGCCGAGGGCTagggaaggggacagggaggagctgCCGAAGGACGGGGGTCCTGCTGCCCCGGGCGGGCCggaggaggatggggagcaCACTGCCCTTGGCCCGCTGGCCCTGCGCATCCCCGAGATGAAGGACAGGTCCATGGAGAGTGTGGGGCAGCCTCTGAGCAAGGTCATGGACAGCCTCAATGGGCAGCTGGACCCTGGGGGCTGGAACACCGCCCtggagccccccgggcagccctttCGGACTGGCACGCCAGGGGAGACCCCGGATGGATCGTCCTCTGGCGACTTTAGCGAGGGGATTTCAGCCCACATGGACTTCTACCGATTTACCGTTGAGAGTCCAAACGCTGCTGCACCAGGTGGTGGCCACCATGACCCTCCAGGGCCTGGCCAACCGCTACATGTTTCTGGTAGCCCTGAGACtcctgaagaagaagaagaaagcagaggaggagaagcagTTGGAGGAGTAAAGGAGTCTGAATGGGCGAGTGATGAACCTCAAACTAGCCAGACAGAACCCACCAACCCGCAGGCTTTCTGTGAGCCCAAGAAGGAGCAGCCCAGCCCTTACCTGAGCAGCGCTGAGGACTCTGGGGTggaggaagggcagggcagCCCCTTGGAGCTGACCCATCCCTCTGAGTTCAG GGTGGATAACAACCATCTCCTCCTGCTGATGATCCATGTTTTTCGGGAGAACGAGGAGCAGTTGTTCAGG ATGATCCGAATGAGCACAGGACACATGGAAGGGAACCTGCAGCTGATCTACGTCCTGCTGACAGATTGCTACATATACCTGATCCGGAAAG gggcagcGGAGAAGCCATACATGGTGGAGGAGGCCGTGTCTTACAACGAGCTGGATTACATCTCG GTTGGGCTTGATCAGCAGACGGTGACGCTGGTGTGCACCAATCGGAGGAAGCAGTTCCTGCTTGACACTGCCGACGTGGCTCTCACCGA ATTCTTCATGGTCTCCTTGAAGTCAGCCATGATCAAAGGGTGCCGGGAGCCTCCTTATCCCAGTATCCTCAcagatgccaccatggagaaaCTGGCACTTGCCAAGTTTGTGGCGCAGGAGTCCAAGTGTGAG GCCTGCAACGTGGTTGTGCGTTTCTATGGCCTCGTTCATTGGGAAGACCCCATGGATGAGGCACTGGGACCCGGCAGCAGCAGCTACTCCTCTGCAGAAAATGCTATCACCAAGGATGGCATCCTGCACTATAAGGCAGGCACCTCCTACCTGGGCAAGGAGCAGTGGAAGCCCTGCTTCGTGGTGCTCAG CAACGGGATCTTGTACCAGTACCCAGATCGGACGGATGTCATCCCTCTGCTCTCCATCAACATGGG CGGCGAGCAGTGCGGGGGATGCCGGCGTTCCAACACCACCGACCGGCCCCACTCCTTCCAGGTGATCCTGACAGACCGGCCCTCCCTGGAGCTGAGTGCTGACAACGAGGAGGACATGGCAGACTGGATGCAGTACTTCTGCCAGGCTGTCTCCAAAGGG GTGATCCCCCAGGGTGTTGCCCCCACGCCATGCGTTCCCTGCTGCCTGGTGCTGACAGATGAGAAGGCTTTCACATGCCACGAGGACTGCCAGACCAGCTTCTTCCGCTCGCTAGGCACTGCGGAGCTGACGGATGTCACCGCTGTCTCCACAGAGGCTGGCAAGGAGTACTGTATCCTG GAGTTTGCTCAGGGCAGCAAGGAGTTCCTACCCCCCTGGATCCTTTATTTTAGTTGCACTATGGAACTGGAGAGATTTCTATCAGCACTGAACGTTGTGTGGAGGAACATCTACCAG GTTGATCTCCAGCACAAGGCCATTCTGGATGCTGCTGTGAAGAAGAAATGTGAGGATGCCCAGAGCCTCATTGACAGCGCCTGGCAGCGCAGCGACAGCCTctgccggggccgggccgagcgAGACCCCTGGTGTTAA